In Candidatus Epulonipiscium sp., a genomic segment contains:
- a CDS encoding copper amine oxidase N-terminal domain-containing protein: MLKKSIALFFTMIMMISFTVGCSSVEWGVYNLSKEMGSLEKYQVTGEIGVTLDNFDSQDTYFNTEFVSPIQEVLNQYSLVFDSKIDTKASKMMITYYIKDKNNGSKEVVTSLLSDGNVIYIKANDLFEFIKNKLGEDLTQIYGDVQYISINKEEMKELLMETYNEELADLIYDVCFNLGSYTEQNRAWQNVFEGAMKEVYDKYDMGIIKKGKDKYTISLTPEIIIKTFTSLANYSIDNIDNLGSYMKKSIGSLDDSQKQLLKIYDIDLSNFENDIDKVVKEVRENKEFFKGAMDEIIVSVDNNEIIDSIKGTKMDYSLEKTKEGIYKINYNAILNINDELSKKNILKTTITMDQTIKPINDIIINISKENVIAIREFYEAAQSIEQYIDETNILSIDLDNGYYVVGFDEGVVNVKVIEGSSYLPLKEVGGLLNENISWDNDKKQPFVAMNGTNVYFNSLIINGTSYIPLRELERLGYTVDWEAKSNIVTIK; this comes from the coding sequence GTGCTTAAAAAAAGTATTGCATTATTTTTTACAATGATTATGATGATATCTTTTACAGTAGGCTGTAGTAGCGTGGAATGGGGGGTTTATAATTTATCAAAGGAAATGGGTAGTTTGGAAAAGTACCAAGTTACCGGTGAAATAGGGGTTACATTGGATAATTTTGATTCACAAGATACATATTTTAATACTGAGTTTGTATCTCCAATACAGGAAGTGCTTAATCAATACAGTCTAGTTTTTGATTCAAAGATAGACACCAAGGCATCAAAAATGATGATTACTTATTATATTAAAGATAAAAACAATGGAAGCAAAGAAGTAGTGACAAGCTTGCTAAGCGATGGGAATGTTATTTATATCAAAGCAAATGATTTATTTGAATTCATTAAGAATAAATTGGGTGAGGATTTAACCCAGATTTATGGTGATGTGCAGTACATAAGTATAAATAAAGAAGAAATGAAAGAACTTCTTATGGAGACCTATAATGAAGAACTAGCAGATTTGATTTATGATGTATGCTTTAACTTAGGAAGTTATACAGAACAAAATAGAGCATGGCAAAATGTCTTTGAGGGAGCTATGAAAGAAGTATATGATAAATATGATATGGGGATTATAAAAAAAGGAAAAGATAAATATACCATATCCCTTACTCCAGAAATTATCATAAAAACTTTTACATCCTTAGCTAATTATTCAATAGATAATATTGACAATTTAGGCTCATATATGAAAAAGTCTATAGGCAGCCTCGATGATTCACAAAAGCAGCTATTAAAAATATACGATATTGATTTAAGTAATTTTGAAAATGATATAGATAAAGTGGTTAAAGAGGTTAGAGAAAACAAAGAATTTTTTAAGGGTGCAATGGACGAAATCATCGTAAGTGTTGATAACAATGAGATAATTGATTCCATAAAAGGCACTAAAATGGATTACTCCTTAGAAAAAACAAAGGAAGGTATCTATAAGATTAATTATAATGCTATATTAAACATAAACGATGAACTAAGTAAGAAAAATATCCTAAAAACAACAATAACCATGGATCAAACCATCAAACCTATAAACGATATAATCATTAATATTTCTAAAGAAAATGTCATCGCAATACGAGAATTTTATGAGGCGGCACAGTCCATTGAACAATATATAGATGAAACCAATATCTTAAGCATTGATCTAGATAACGGATATTATGTAGTAGGTTTTGACGAAGGAGTAGTTAATGTGAAAGTTATAGAGGGTTCATCATATCTTCCTCTAAAAGAAGTAGGGGGCTTGTTAAACGAAAACATTAGCTGGGATAATGATAAGAAACAACCCTTTGTAGCGATGAATGGTACTAATGTTTATTTTAATTCCTTAATAATTAATGGAACCTCTTATATACCTTTAAGAGAACTGGAGAGACTTGGATATACAGTCGATTGGGAAGCCAAGTCTAATATCGTAACCATAAAATAA
- a CDS encoding O-acetylhomoserine aminocarboxypropyltransferase/cysteine synthase, translated as MGNWQLETKAVQGGYTPKNSEPRILPIYQSTTYKYDSAEHVAKLFDLEADGHMYTRISNPTLAAFEEKMTILEGGVGALSTSSGQAATTLAILNICRSGEHIIAASTLYGGTFSLMSTTLKKVGVEVTFVDPESKSDEIKKHFKSNTKAIFGETIGNPGLNILDFDKFSSIAKEMGVPLIIDNTFATPYLFRPLEHGANIVIHSATKYIDGHATSVGGIIIDGGNFDWANGKYPDLVEPDPSYHGIKYVEQFGKQAYIVKARVQLLRDLGSTLSPFNGFMMNLGLETLHIRMDRHSENAIKLAKFLENHPKVAWVSYPGLPSHKSYSLAQKYLAKGCSGVLTFGVKGGKEAGIKFINNVKLAALVVHVADVRTCVLHPASTTHRQLTREQQIFSGVTEDLIRVSVGIENIDDIIDDFDQALNK; from the coding sequence ATGGGAAACTGGCAGCTAGAAACCAAAGCAGTACAAGGAGGTTATACTCCTAAAAATTCCGAACCTAGAATATTACCTATATACCAAAGTACTACATATAAATACGATAGTGCAGAGCATGTGGCAAAATTATTCGATTTAGAGGCAGATGGACATATGTATACTAGAATAAGTAACCCCACATTGGCTGCATTTGAAGAAAAAATGACGATTTTAGAAGGAGGAGTAGGTGCTTTATCTACTTCATCCGGACAAGCGGCTACGACTTTAGCTATCCTTAATATATGCAGGTCAGGGGAGCATATAATAGCTGCAAGCACCCTTTATGGCGGAACTTTTAGCCTAATGTCTACGACATTAAAAAAGGTTGGTGTAGAAGTAACTTTTGTTGACCCGGAAAGCAAGTCAGATGAAATAAAGAAACATTTTAAATCCAATACCAAGGCTATATTTGGCGAAACCATAGGGAATCCCGGTCTTAATATCTTAGACTTTGATAAGTTTTCCTCTATAGCCAAAGAGATGGGCGTTCCTTTGATAATAGATAATACCTTTGCTACTCCATATCTTTTTAGACCCTTAGAGCATGGGGCTAATATAGTAATTCATTCTGCCACGAAATACATCGATGGTCATGCAACTAGTGTAGGTGGAATTATTATAGATGGGGGAAATTTTGATTGGGCTAATGGTAAGTATCCAGACTTGGTAGAACCTGACCCAAGTTATCACGGTATAAAGTATGTCGAGCAGTTTGGAAAACAGGCATATATTGTAAAAGCCAGAGTACAACTTCTAAGAGATTTAGGTTCAACATTAAGCCCTTTTAACGGATTCATGATGAATTTAGGCCTTGAAACCCTTCACATCAGGATGGATAGGCATAGTGAAAACGCTATAAAATTAGCTAAGTTTTTAGAAAATCATCCTAAGGTTGCTTGGGTGAGCTATCCTGGACTTCCTAGTCATAAGTCCTACTCTTTAGCCCAAAAATACCTCGCTAAGGGTTGTAGTGGAGTGTTGACCTTTGGAGTTAAGGGTGGGAAGGAAGCAGGAATCAAATTTATTAATAATGTTAAATTAGCTGCATTGGTTGTTCATGTAGCTGATGTAAGAACTTGCGTATTACACCCTGCTAGCACTACCCATAGACAATTAACTAGGGAGCAGCAGATATTCTCGGGAGTAACAGAAGATTTAATAAGGGTATCTGTGGGTATCGAAAATATAGATGATATTATTGATGATTTTGATCAGGCCCTTAATAAATAA
- a CDS encoding sporulation protein: protein MNKLLCTMIYSFFIALGVILGGALFGSAAAVLCNEKPIKMMLVFSEQLKLWAIIVALGGTFSSFEVLDLGILKGEFKAVVKQMLYIISAFAGAHIGYVILHSLGVYKS, encoded by the coding sequence ATGAATAAACTCTTGTGCACGATGATTTATAGTTTTTTTATTGCCCTAGGGGTAATACTTGGAGGAGCCTTATTCGGTTCAGCCGCCGCGGTTTTATGTAATGAAAAGCCAATTAAAATGATGCTTGTTTTTTCAGAACAGCTAAAACTCTGGGCAATTATTGTGGCCCTAGGTGGGACCTTTTCTTCCTTTGAGGTTTTGGATTTAGGAATTTTAAAAGGGGAGTTTAAAGCAGTAGTAAAGCAAATGCTTTATATTATAAGCGCATTTGCAGGGGCCCATATAGGATATGTAATTCTTCATTCCTTAGGGGTGTATAAATCATGA
- a CDS encoding twitching motility protein PilT: MIQIIAGEQGEGKSKLLINMANQSIKTSKGNVVYLDHDRGHMFNLHHKIRFIEVNDFPISDYKQFFGFICGIISQDHDIENIYIDGLLKLTNLSLEEIHPFLDELKRISKKYNVHFVIGISCKVKEIPDPLKTFLIA, encoded by the coding sequence ATGATACAAATCATTGCGGGAGAACAAGGTGAAGGTAAAAGCAAGCTTTTAATCAACATGGCCAACCAATCTATCAAAACTTCTAAAGGTAATGTAGTATATCTTGATCATGATCGCGGTCATATGTTTAATTTGCACCATAAGATTCGTTTTATTGAGGTAAATGATTTTCCAATTAGTGATTACAAACAGTTCTTTGGATTCATATGTGGAATTATATCTCAAGACCATGATATCGAGAATATATATATCGATGGGCTTCTAAAACTCACCAACCTCTCTTTAGAAGAAATCCACCCGTTTTTGGATGAATTAAAAAGAATATCAAAAAAATATAATGTACACTTTGTTATAGGAATAAGCTGCAAAGTCAAAGAAATCCCCGACCCATTAAAAACCTTTTTAATAGCATAA
- a CDS encoding SDR family NAD(P)-dependent oxidoreductase has product MKKIAIVTGASSGLGVDFVRQIDRKYNLDEIWMIARRKKRMIKIAKELRKAKGVIIEADLSNMEEINELSKRLQKEKVRVFLLVNSAGLGKIGTFAELSLEEQLDMIDLNIKALTATTYKVIPYLARGAKIIQVASSAGFLPQPGFNIYAATKAFVLHFSKALNIELGSKGIHVLAVCPGPVKTEFFNIASANKKPLGWKTKFMAKSKKVVSKALKDANKNKMVSVYGCSMKAFKVISKIIPHSLILKLFKWD; this is encoded by the coding sequence ATGAAGAAAATTGCCATTGTTACAGGGGCTTCCTCTGGCTTAGGAGTGGATTTTGTAAGGCAGATAGATAGAAAATATAACTTAGATGAAATTTGGATGATAGCCCGAAGAAAAAAAAGAATGATAAAAATTGCAAAGGAGCTTAGGAAGGCCAAAGGGGTGATTATAGAGGCTGATTTAAGCAATATGGAAGAAATAAATGAGCTATCTAAAAGATTACAAAAAGAAAAGGTAAGAGTTTTTCTCCTTGTAAATAGTGCAGGACTTGGGAAGATCGGTACTTTTGCCGAACTATCTTTAGAAGAACAACTTGATATGATTGATTTGAACATAAAGGCATTAACAGCAACAACCTATAAGGTTATTCCTTACTTAGCAAGGGGGGCTAAAATTATTCAAGTTGCATCATCGGCAGGATTTTTACCCCAGCCTGGTTTTAATATTTATGCCGCTACTAAAGCCTTTGTATTGCACTTTAGTAAAGCATTAAATATCGAACTAGGGAGTAAGGGTATCCATGTTTTGGCTGTATGTCCTGGGCCTGTTAAAACGGAATTTTTTAATATTGCCTCGGCTAATAAAAAACCCTTAGGTTGGAAGACAAAGTTTATGGCTAAATCAAAGAAAGTAGTATCTAAGGCCCTAAAAGATGCAAATAAAAATAAAATGGTTTCCGTCTACGGATGTTCCATGAAAGCCTTTAAGGTAATTTCTAAGATAATTCCCCATTCATTAATTCTTAAATTGTTTAAATGGGACTAG
- a CDS encoding LysM peptidoglycan-binding domain-containing protein — protein MRVLRKGMSGSDVYELQSILKVIGYNPGDIDGVFGQKTENAVRDFQRNNGLMPDGVVGSQTYQKLEPFLVGYDEYTIQRGDTLYKIANRYYTTVSSITIANPDINPFFLNIGEQITVPYGIDVVQTDIPYTYSVMERDIHGLEMRYPFLTVDTIGKSVEGRNLYMIKLGDGPREVFFNGSHHANEWITTPLLMKWIEQFSKAFARGGIIRGYPTRTIWEQATIYIVPMVNPDGVELVINGISPRNPRYNQVVGWNRGDIDFSRWKANIRGVDLNRNYNASWEEYKEVEASLGINGPGPYLYAGPNPESEPESKAVADFTRSHNFRLVLSYHTQGEVIFWNYRNLQPPEALRIGELFASVSGYTLAEPAGAALYAGYKDWFIKEYRRPGYTIEVGLGINPLPISQSGRIYEDNEELLLLAPLV, from the coding sequence TTGAGAGTCTTACGTAAGGGTATGAGTGGTTCTGATGTTTATGAATTACAGAGTATTTTAAAGGTAATAGGATATAATCCAGGGGATATTGATGGAGTATTTGGACAAAAAACAGAAAATGCAGTAAGAGATTTTCAAAGGAATAATGGTTTAATGCCAGACGGGGTAGTTGGGTCACAGACATATCAAAAATTAGAGCCTTTTCTAGTTGGTTATGACGAATATACAATTCAAAGGGGAGATACGCTTTATAAGATTGCTAATAGGTATTATACAACGGTATCTAGCATTACCATAGCGAATCCGGATATCAATCCTTTCTTCTTAAATATAGGGGAGCAAATTACCGTTCCATATGGAATAGATGTAGTTCAAACGGATATACCTTACACCTATTCTGTAATGGAAAGAGATATTCATGGTTTAGAAATGAGATATCCGTTTTTAACAGTAGATACCATAGGAAAAAGTGTAGAAGGTAGAAACTTATACATGATTAAGTTAGGGGATGGACCAAGAGAAGTGTTTTTTAATGGTTCCCATCATGCTAATGAATGGATTACAACACCGCTTCTAATGAAGTGGATTGAACAATTTTCTAAAGCCTTTGCAAGGGGAGGAATTATAAGGGGTTATCCCACAAGGACCATATGGGAACAAGCGACCATCTATATAGTTCCCATGGTCAACCCTGATGGGGTAGAATTAGTTATTAATGGGATATCTCCTAGGAATCCGAGATACAATCAAGTTGTAGGATGGAATAGAGGGGATATTGATTTTAGCAGATGGAAGGCAAATATAAGGGGGGTCGATTTAAACCGTAACTATAATGCTTCTTGGGAAGAATACAAGGAAGTTGAAGCTAGCCTTGGAATTAACGGGCCTGGTCCATATTTATATGCAGGACCCAATCCTGAATCGGAGCCGGAATCAAAGGCTGTAGCTGATTTCACTAGAAGTCATAATTTTCGTCTTGTTTTATCGTATCATACCCAGGGTGAAGTGATTTTCTGGAATTATAGAAATTTACAACCGCCAGAGGCTTTAAGAATTGGAGAGCTTTTTGCATCAGTTAGTGGATACACTTTGGCAGAACCGGCAGGGGCAGCGCTATATGCAGGATATAAGGATTGGTTCATAAAAGAATATAGAAGACCAGGATATACGATAGAAGTAGGACTAGGAATAAATCCACTGCCTATTTCACAATCTGGTAGAATATATGAAGACAATGAGGAATTGCTTCTTTTAGCCCCTTTAGTATAG
- a CDS encoding insulinase family protein, protein MSMEVNSIIHGFKLIEEKEIKEINSIARILLHEKSGARLLSLQNDDENKVFSITFRTPPTDSTGLPHILEHCVLCGSRKFPTKDPFVELAKGSLNTYLNAMTFSDKTMYPIASTNEKDFINLMDVYLDAVFYPNIYKHPEILMQEGWHYDLENEEDELTYKGVVYNEMKGAFSSPESILFRKIQETLLPNTPYGVESGGDPEYIPDLTYEDFIAFHKKYYHPSNSYIHLYGNGDLKEQLKFIDSKYLSAFDRQNIDSSIPLESSFEKIEEIDIYYPISKEEKEQGKTYLSLNYVIDKSTNPETYLAFQILEYLLLETPAAPLKKALLDAQIGKDVFGSFDTSILQSTFSIIVKNGDRDKKELFQKVVYDTLKQLAKEGIDKKLIEAAVNSKEFSLREADSRGYPKGIIYAIKSLSTWLYDKHPLANLEYESILEKIKESFNSPYFEDLIEKYILNNTHGTMLILNPKKDLSEEKAYKVKQKLSDYKSKLSKDEIKELVSQTKKLRERQISPDNPEDIEKIPMLSLEDINKESEKLPQVERDEEGIRVLFHPLFTNKITYLNLYFDLKTIEQDLIPYAGMLVGILGKISTEKYNYADLSNEINIHTGGISLYADTFGINGSPTDYESKFILKTKSLTKKLPQLLELITQIITSTTFDDEKRILEIIREMKSRMEMTLYNQGHMVAYNRLAAYYSEKGAYAELLKGFSFYQFVVDIEEQFEAKKDEVITNLKRAADQIFNLNNLMVGLTSYEEEYDEFKKNFPILTGRLNKKEVEKQNYSFKLSSKNEGLMTQSDVQYVAKGYNFLELGYSYSGSLQVLKTIIGLDYLWNKVRVQGGAYGAFINFSRTGNMFFASYRDPNLKKTLDAYDATAKYMDRFDGTKRDMTKYIIGTISKLDYPLSPSMKGEKAVSCYISKITWEDVQKERNEILNTKKEDIKSYKEMMEKLAEQDYICVMGSRDVIQENQDLFEEVIEVFK, encoded by the coding sequence ATGAGTATGGAAGTAAATTCTATAATCCATGGTTTTAAATTAATCGAAGAAAAAGAGATAAAAGAAATAAACTCTATTGCCCGTATTTTACTCCATGAGAAAAGTGGTGCTAGGCTTTTAAGCCTACAAAATGATGACGAAAACAAAGTTTTTTCAATTACCTTTAGAACCCCCCCAACTGATAGTACGGGGCTGCCACATATTCTAGAACACTGTGTACTTTGTGGCTCAAGAAAATTTCCAACTAAAGACCCCTTTGTGGAATTGGCTAAAGGCTCCTTAAATACATATCTTAATGCCATGACCTTTTCTGATAAGACTATGTATCCTATTGCTAGCACTAATGAAAAAGACTTTATCAATTTAATGGATGTATATCTTGATGCAGTATTTTATCCTAATATATATAAGCATCCAGAAATATTAATGCAAGAGGGGTGGCATTATGATTTAGAAAACGAAGAGGATGAATTGACTTATAAGGGAGTAGTCTATAATGAAATGAAAGGGGCTTTTTCATCTCCTGAATCCATTTTATTTAGAAAAATTCAAGAGACCCTTCTACCTAACACTCCTTATGGAGTAGAGTCAGGGGGAGATCCTGAATATATTCCGGATTTAACCTATGAAGATTTTATAGCCTTCCATAAGAAATATTACCATCCTTCTAATAGCTACATACATCTTTATGGCAATGGGGATTTAAAAGAGCAGCTTAAGTTTATAGACAGTAAATACTTAAGTGCTTTCGATAGGCAGAATATAGACTCTTCGATACCTTTAGAAAGTTCTTTTGAAAAAATAGAGGAAATAGATATTTACTATCCTATATCCAAAGAGGAAAAGGAGCAGGGTAAAACATATCTAAGCCTAAACTATGTTATCGATAAATCTACGAATCCTGAGACCTATTTGGCTTTCCAGATTTTAGAGTATCTACTGCTAGAAACCCCAGCGGCTCCACTTAAGAAGGCATTATTAGATGCACAAATTGGAAAGGATGTCTTTGGTAGCTTTGATACCAGTATATTGCAGTCCACCTTTAGCATTATAGTTAAAAATGGAGATAGAGATAAGAAAGAATTGTTTCAGAAGGTGGTTTATGATACCTTAAAACAACTGGCAAAGGAGGGAATCGATAAAAAATTAATAGAAGCAGCTGTTAACTCAAAAGAATTCAGTTTGAGGGAGGCAGACTCTAGGGGGTATCCTAAGGGAATAATATATGCAATAAAAAGTTTAAGTACTTGGCTTTACGATAAACACCCCTTGGCAAATCTAGAATATGAGTCTATTCTAGAAAAGATAAAAGAAAGTTTTAATTCCCCTTATTTCGAGGATCTAATAGAAAAATATATACTCAATAATACCCATGGAACCATGCTTATACTAAATCCTAAGAAAGATTTGTCAGAGGAAAAGGCATACAAAGTTAAACAAAAATTATCCGATTACAAGTCTAAACTATCGAAAGATGAAATAAAAGAATTAGTTAGCCAGACAAAAAAATTAAGGGAAAGACAGATTAGCCCTGATAACCCTGAAGATATAGAAAAAATTCCTATGCTTTCCCTAGAAGACATAAATAAGGAATCAGAAAAATTACCTCAGGTGGAAAGAGATGAAGAAGGGATAAGGGTATTATTTCACCCCTTATTCACCAATAAGATTACGTATCTAAACCTTTATTTTGATTTGAAAACTATTGAACAGGATTTAATTCCCTATGCGGGAATGCTTGTTGGCATACTAGGCAAAATAAGCACAGAAAAATATAATTATGCAGATTTATCTAATGAAATAAATATCCATACGGGAGGGATAAGTTTATATGCCGATACTTTTGGCATCAACGGAAGTCCAACAGATTATGAAAGCAAATTTATTCTTAAGACAAAATCTTTAACTAAGAAACTTCCGCAATTGCTTGAACTGATTACACAAATTATTACTTCTACAACTTTTGACGACGAAAAAAGGATTCTAGAAATTATTAGAGAAATGAAATCCCGTATGGAGATGACTCTTTATAATCAGGGACACATGGTTGCCTATAATCGTCTTGCAGCATATTATTCAGAAAAAGGTGCATATGCAGAGTTGCTTAAAGGTTTTTCTTTTTATCAATTTGTGGTAGATATTGAAGAACAGTTTGAAGCTAAAAAAGATGAGGTCATAACCAATTTAAAAAGAGCGGCAGATCAAATTTTTAATTTGAATAATTTAATGGTAGGACTTACATCTTATGAAGAAGAATATGATGAGTTTAAGAAGAATTTCCCTATATTAACCGGCAGGTTAAACAAAAAAGAAGTTGAAAAGCAAAACTACTCCTTTAAATTAAGCTCTAAAAATGAAGGATTGATGACCCAAAGCGATGTTCAATATGTAGCTAAGGGATACAATTTCCTAGAATTAGGTTATTCTTATTCTGGAAGTCTTCAAGTATTAAAAACCATAATAGGATTAGATTATCTTTGGAATAAGGTGCGGGTTCAAGGGGGAGCATACGGGGCATTTATTAATTTCTCACGGACTGGTAATATGTTTTTTGCCTCTTACAGGGATCCAAATTTGAAAAAAACTTTAGATGCATATGATGCAACGGCAAAATATATGGATAGATTTGATGGTACTAAAAGGGATATGACAAAGTACATCATCGGTACTATAAGTAAACTCGACTATCCCTTAAGCCCATCCATGAAAGGTGAAAAGGCAGTATCATGCTATATCAGCAAAATAACCTGGGAAGATGTCCAAAAGGAAAGAAATGAAATACTAAATACCAAAAAAGAGGACATAAAATCTTATAAAGAAATGATGGAAAAATTAGCAGAACAAGATTATATATGCGTAATGGGAAGCAGAGATGTAATACAAGAAAACCAGGATTTATTTGAAGAAGTAATAGAGGTATTTAAGTAA